The Candidatus Methylomirabilota bacterium genome includes a window with the following:
- a CDS encoding branched-chain amino acid ABC transporter permease: MSFYVIQILNGVSFGMLLFLLAAGLSLIYGLMRILNLAHGSYYVLGAYTALSVARATESLLLAALAGVAVVTAVGVFMERVLLRRVPRAELPQALLTFGMLLILGDLCLWYWGGTPQTLPRPDALSGAVQVGTFFFPAYRLFVIGVGATVGVALWLLQEHTRLGAMIRAAIDDAEIARTTGINVSVLSTVVFALGAALAALGGIIGGPMLGVYPGADFEILLLAFVVVIIGGLGSLKGAFVGALLVGLLDTFGKARFPELAMFTIFAPMALILAVRPTGLFGAR; this comes from the coding sequence ATGAGCTTCTACGTCATCCAGATCCTCAACGGCGTGTCGTTCGGCATGCTGCTATTCTTGCTCGCCGCCGGCCTCTCGCTGATCTACGGGCTCATGCGCATCCTGAACCTCGCCCACGGCTCCTACTATGTGCTCGGCGCCTACACCGCGCTGTCGGTGGCGCGCGCGACCGAGAGCCTGCTCCTCGCCGCGCTCGCGGGCGTGGCGGTGGTGACGGCGGTGGGCGTCTTCATGGAGCGTGTGCTCCTGCGCCGCGTGCCACGGGCGGAGCTGCCGCAGGCGCTGCTCACCTTCGGCATGCTCCTGATCCTCGGCGACCTCTGCCTCTGGTACTGGGGCGGGACGCCGCAGACCTTGCCGCGGCCGGACGCCCTCTCGGGCGCGGTGCAGGTAGGGACGTTCTTCTTTCCTGCCTACCGGCTCTTCGTGATCGGCGTGGGCGCCACGGTGGGCGTGGCCCTGTGGCTCCTCCAGGAGCACACCCGGCTGGGGGCCATGATCCGTGCCGCCATCGACGACGCGGAGATCGCGCGCACCACTGGCATCAACGTCTCCGTCCTCTCGACGGTGGTCTTCGCCCTGGGCGCCGCGCTCGCCGCGCTGGGCGGCATCATCGGCGGGCCCATGCTCGGTGTGTACCCCGGCGCGGACTTCGAGATCCTGCTCCTGGCCTTCGTGGTCGTGATCATCGGCGGGCTCGGGAGCCTCAAGGGCGCCTTCGTGGGCGCGCTCCTCGTGGGCCTGCTCGACACCTTCGGCAAGGCGCGCTTCCCCGAGCTCGCGATGTTCACGATCTTCGCGCCGATGGCCCTGATCCTCGCCGTGCGTCCGACCGGCCTCTTCGGCGCGCGATGA